The sequence below is a genomic window from Pectinophora gossypiella chromosome 21, ilPecGoss1.1, whole genome shotgun sequence.
CTTGTAGTCGGGACGTGACTATAGCGCGACTTGTCGCGACTTGGCTGGTCATTCTACATGATTCTATATAAAAGTCGCAACATTTGCGTTGCGCCTCTAACAGTCTACCTCGAGCCAGTATTGTGAGCCGTTGGAAACAAATCCATTCTCTGTCTTGCGAGATGTTCGTTCGTGACAACCGAGACTAGTTAGTCTACGTACATTAAAATGGAAGTTCTAAAAtacactattttatttatatttttattatacctactttatattaatttactaatgACGAACATATCTTTAGCAATTACATAAATTGATAATAAATCTCAAATAGTTTTTACACATCGTCTTTTCTTAAAATCAAcgataaacaaaaaatatgttttattaatctAGCAGTCTTGGTTGTCACGTGCGATCTATGAGAGGTGTATAAAGTATCAATCTGCTTCTTTGCTGAACTAAAGACGTCTGTAACGACGCAGCATCTATGTATTGTATTCTCGTCACAAAAGACATACCTAACTTAGATTATTATATTGGATACGTCTCAAATTTGCTTGAAACTACATATCATCGAGATCTGAACGCGCACTTAACGAATATTTGTTTATTAGTAgtttaaagttttataaaatgtacACACAGGGTGTCGGCTAGTAAAGAATACATAATTATCATTGTCATAGTGGGAGCTGAACAGTCGGTCTTTCCATCTGGTCGTCTTAGGTACGATTCCTGGGGGAACACTGTcaagaatcactttgtaagacagTTCCTAGATTGGACATTACAAGCAGAATCCATGTGATCAATCATCCGAAAAATGCAATGATTCCGTGCATCGAAAGGCAGCTACTTTTTCTTAAccaagtagtcgttatatgagcctgGGTTGCGTTTTGCTCTTCAATAATAACAATGACGCCGGGACTCTggtcggtcatcgaccttacaCCTCGCGAGACAGTCACCCGCTGTTCTTGTATACCATCGTCCAGTTCCCGACACCCTGTGTATTGTATACGTTTGCTAGCGATATATAGAGCATATTTTGCACCTCAGTTACGAAGAGAGATTATTGCAAGATCTTTATGAttattgttgaaaattatttattttttatgatggatattatttatttttatgagcaATGTTACTCGGGTTTTGTTAGGCTAGTTGTAAGCAATGTACGAAGTACGAGGATATCGTAAGCAATGTCTAGTTTGTAagatgacgtcacacacacatacataacctcGCTAATATTACCTATCCCCACTCCAGACCGGCCCTGTACGACATTTCGAAAAGTTCAGTGCCTTCCTTAACATTTGTAGTAAATCTTCAAAGTACTATTTTGTAGGCGACTGTGGCCGAAGAGACTGCGGTTGCCTTCAGAAAAGTATCTCTAGGTCGGTAGCACTTTGGACAGGTTTTCGTACGAGTTAGGTTTAGTACGAACACTAGTCTATGAGGACCAGCTGAGCTGGCGCCGTATGCTCGCCCCCGTGTTATGTGGAAAGTTGGGATTTTTCATTATGTGTTCGTACGTGTACGCACGAATCGAATTCGTACGAAAACGCGTGCAGTGCGGCCGACCTCTGATTTAGCCTCAGCCCCACGCCGTGACGATCGTTCGAATACCTCACCGCTGCAGCAACTGTAGTCTATAATATTTATACTGTACCTCCTGCAAGCCACGCCTCCGCTTCACTCACGACGGCCTTATTAGCAGAGCAATAAGATTGCTTTTGCGGCACTTGTGCTATGTTGTTGTCCCTTTCTTCTAGCGACTGTAGCTGTGTGCGAGAGCGAGAGGCATAATCGTGTATTCAGTGTTGTGGAGCTTATGAAGCTCATAATTATTgcgatgttatgtttatgtctaTGATAAATCGAATCTACAATGAATTAGGGCCGTGTCGTCCGCCGCCGCATTGTGCAGACGGTTATTTGTTTATCTGTAGTTGTATGTGTTAGTCTTCCATTCGCTGTCGTAGTTATGTTGTCTTCCTATACATCTTTATTGTAGAAATCAGAGTACATTTTTTAGCTTGAACGGGTATTCGGATTCTCTAAAACTCTAAGAACGGTATTTATCCTCTACGATAATCTTAAAAGTATGCACTGGGTGGCTTAACACGCGGCGGACGAGAGAATTCAAGTATCTTGTGTACGATTATTTTTCAACTAAACTATACGTAACGAGATATCGAATAGATGTAATACGTGTCGTGTATGGGAGGTGACCACTCGCAACCGCCGTGGAACATGTACATACATTTACGTCGAGCGAGTCACGGGCTTCAATGTGTTGGCGAGCAAACGTCGGTCTGTGGTGGGGTGTCGAACATAATCTTAACACCTACATGCTCAGCGTTGACTCGCCAATATAGTGGTGTCAATAACTCGCTCAATGTAAATTATACCTTAAGGTGATGGCTGCGAGTATGCTAGCATTATTATAGTCAAATTGGTACAGAACGTATGCACGCGGTGTGGACCGGGACGCTGTGCAATTATTTCGACAGATGTGTACACGTATACTTCGGGTTAACTCTTTAACGTGGTACcaaatatcattaaaaaaatagttctaATAGATGGCAAATAAGTATatgtatacaaaaataacaaaataattgtatCACGTGCGGACCTGGTCCATACCGGACAACGCACACTCTAGGAAATGTTTGAGATGAGGGTTGTACGCGCGGTCCCGTGGTAGGACGCAGCCGCTGCTGCAGTGCTGTGCTAATTGGATCGCGGCGCCCGCCCGCGGGCAGTGGGAGCGAGACGGCGACACAAGTATGTGGCTGTCTCGTCGTCACGCACTGTcgctgtttttaattatttaaattatgaacAATCAAATCATCGCGGGTGTTTAACCGACCTTCATTTTGatgattaaataaatgtaattttgtgAAGTTTAAGGGCAGGCCCGAGGTACCGCGGTTTGAACAACACTGCTCTAATGTACTCGTAATAAGAGCGCTACTGTAACAGACATATTTCCTAAGAGTGTCACGATGTTGAGAGACTGTAGATAGTAACTGGTTAGACAGTGTACACTAGGAAACGATAGAATTTACACTTTAGATAGCGGTTATTAAAGTCAAGTGTACAGTGACCTCTGTCGAGACATCAGACTCCATAGATCTGACTGTTTCTCTTGTAGATGTCCGTTCTGATATTTGAGAGGTAAGGAAGGACACCACACACATATGTTACTGGTGACAAGTGCACTGTACATGAAGATGAAAGTAATTGAATAGATAGTGACTGGTTACTAAGCCGACTGTACTGGTTACACGAGTGTACATTAAGATTGCGCATGAGAGGGCTTGAGTGTGAGTATCAAGTAGAATATTTAATTGATCTTATGCTATTGTAATGTGACCACTTGTGATATATTGATTGTTTATGTTGCTGATTTGTTACAGATGTGTATTGTGTTTTgaaatgtattaaatattatagaCATGTAACCTCTTGTTTGTTTCAACCCacagttatatttatattcacaTCAGACTACTGACTCAAAGATGATTTactcaaataattttatattgacataaaataatttatttacattatcatACAACATagttatattacaagttatgatataattcaaaataattttgacaattatttatgtttcattTCAGAAATGAATCACGAAATATGTTTTACATGATGAtactattgttattattttagtacAAAATTGACAAAATACTACGCGACCAAACACGCCAATCGCAGGAATGAAGATGCAGTTTTAGATCACCGACAGTTTGGCGCGGCTCACAGGCTCTAATACAAATCGCGTTAAACAGTGACTCATTTCTTGTTGAGTGAAAAGAAGTCAGTGCCTGTTATGGCAAGTATAAGGGTTGAACCACATCTGTCCGGACGTCACCGCGCTGTCTTTTGCTTCTATCCAGTTCTGGTCctagaaccgtcatttgctagagcgagagggCGACAGCACGCGGCAGATACAACGAGTGAGCATGCGGTGTAGTTCAACCCTAAATATGCCGTTTATAATAAAGTTCTAGTAACATTATATTACCTATATATCTTATTATTGAGAAGTGTCTTGCGGCGCTTATCAGCAGTAATGTTCCAAGTAAGATAGAACTAAAATCTACTTTCAATAGGCGTTTTTGTTCATCATCCTCCAGCCTTTATTCCGTTCTAAGTGAGGTCGGCACACCACGCGTGCTTTCTCGATCTTAcactaaaaataatcaaccgTTAATTTTTTCTTTGTCTACCTTctggttgatagaggggaggtccgtgcccagcggtgggcgTACATAGGCTGTCTATACATGCTTTTGATTGATGAACTCATCTCGGCGACACTTCCCACCCCAGTCCGTCCGCGGGCGCGGTGCGGCGTCTCATAAGTCCACCTTCGCTCCAATGTTGCTCAGGGGAATTGCCTGCAAAATATAAGTACATCAAAGTTAGTTACTGTTTTCCTAATGTAGAAAAAACCCTAgcttgttttactattgtgtctagaaatCTCGGGCGCAAGAGGATGTGGTGTGCAATACAtactttgaatttgaaaaatagtAATTCCTAAAGTAATTGTCAGTCTTATCTTTCTCTGTTTAGACTTCACTATGTATGTACAGCAAGCTTTCTCACTAGCTTAATCGTTAGTACTAAGGAGGATCTGCTGTCTGCCAAAAGAGGTCTGTTGTCCATGGCTTTCTTTGGATAAGAAGAAATCACTTCCAGCCAACTGCATATATGATAGAAATAAATTTTCTGTGGTAAAGTATGATACTAGAAGAGGCTCTTACCCTGCCAAGCAACACACATACCTGCAGCTCGGTCCGCAGACAGAGGAACTCAGCGGCGACGCAGGTGACGCTGGCGCAGGCCACGTTGAGCGTCCACCACGACAGCGTGGCCGGGAAGCTGCCGTTGTACAGCCAGCACGCCACCAGGTGGATGCCGTGGAAAGTGCAGCTGCAACCATCAACAAAGAACAACTGTAGCAATCTGAATCACATGGGCAggtgaaaacatttatttggtttaCCTACAAACATAGGCATacagaaaaaaaggaaaaagattTCATATACTATAATTGTACACTGTACCCTATATTTGGGAAAGTCCATTACATTGGCTGATTACTTAGATTTTCACTAACAATAACAACAAGACACAACCTAATATATAGAAAGTAAGCGACAGGAGTGGCAATtcaacatttaaataaaaactcttaTTTACTTCTTATCtaagaaacaaaatacaaacCTGAAGTCCAAGCATAGTTTAGTTCTGCCAACAATCAACCACAAAGCAAAAGCTCCAATAATGGCATTGAGCACAAATGAGGCAATAACCGAGCAGCCCTCGCTGTTACGGACATGCAGCTCCTGAAATGAAACTATGTTTTAGTTcagtataattaataataataaaacactatattgcacacaaattcacaaaacatttacaggattaacttattctaaggtgggcaaaggcggggCGGGGGCAGTGGGGGTAATAATGTTACTAAACAGAATGAATCATTCATTCTGCCTAAGTATGTACATTATGGTATAGTggaaaactttgtttttaatCTTGAGTTCAAAGCTGTTAAGCTATTTTATAACATGTCAGCCCCATTGTTCCTCAACGTGCTTATACTTACTACATCATACGTGTTTGGGAATCACAGTACAGTAAAAAACTATtgagaaaattaaatattctatcaagatgtttaattaatttacaaatGTGTATGTTTCAGTTAATTGCCCTATCAATTAAAATCAATGTAGCGCTAAACGTCGGTGAAACCGAGAATCAACGCAATATTCGTTATTTATTGGGCAATTAAGAGCACGGAACAGATTATCAGCAGAGAGTGGTACATACGTGATAGGCGAAGATGTGGTCGAGGGTGCGCGGCGCGCCCGTGAGGTCCTGCGCCAGCGCCAGCAGCAGCGCCAGAGACGAGTAGAGGAGGGCCTGTACCGCAGCCATCTGCGCCACCAACAGGCGCGGGTCCCACGCTGTCCACCGGAACGACCCGCGCAGCTTCTTTGTCTTAGACATCATCACACTAGTATCACAAACACGCACGATCTAAACCTCGGTGTCAAGTCGGCAGCTCGCTCGCGACGCTCTTCCCATGTTTAATTGTAAACATAAGGTGAATTTCACGATCTTCGCAGCTCGTCGGACCAAATACCAAAACGTCATCTGTCAAATGAAATGACAGTTGCTGTCATGTCActgtcaaaatatatttttaaagttttggactggctttttggcgggaaacgggaaagggacagttgctttcttcattgaataatctaaataattaatacgaagtggtgttttgtgccGAATTCGAACTTCGGCCGAAGTTCGGTTGATATTCCCGCCTTTTCTTCAATGATTCACGTTACGAATTGTTTACGCTATCGCTTGCAGTTTGTTGTTATCCCTGCCGCCCGCTACCCGCCCGCACGTCACCGAGCCAGCCAGCCGCTCATTATTGCGTCATCCGTGACACGAGTGAAATAGTTAAAATActcaaaaagttattaaaacagTGCCTTATGTAAGTGCTGCATGTAAGAACAATGAGTGGGCGAAAAATATCAGGTGTTTGGACTatctttttaaaagtaaaagtttttttttttgaccaaacaaagtaaaatgtAGTTTGTATGCGAGTCACTAATATCTCGTGGTGGTAGTAATTcagagttttatttaaataatgccattgactttaagtacctactcaagaaaaaaaaaatccataacacattta
It includes:
- the LOC126376717 gene encoding protein SYS1 homolog, giving the protein MMSKTKKLRGSFRWTAWDPRLLVAQMAAVQALLYSSLALLLALAQDLTGAPRTLDHIFAYHELHVRNSEGCSVIASFVLNAIIGAFALWLIVGRTKLCLDFSCTFHGIHLVACWLYNGSFPATLSWWTLNVACASVTCVAAEFLCLRTELQAIPLSNIGAKVDL